Proteins co-encoded in one Pan paniscus chromosome 23, NHGRI_mPanPan1-v2.0_pri, whole genome shotgun sequence genomic window:
- the WBP2NL gene encoding postacrosomal sheath WW domain-binding protein isoform X2, translated as MAVNQSHTENRRGALIPNGESLLKWSPNVELSFPQRSEGSNVFSGTKTGTLFLTSYRVIFITSCSISDPMLSFMMPFDLMTNLTVEQPVFAANFIKGTIQAAPYGGWEGQATFKLVFRNGGAIEFAQLMVKAASAVTVYGAPPAGYGAPPPGYGAPPAGYGAQPVGNEGPPVGYRASPVRYGAPPLGYGAPPAGYGAPPLGYGTPPAEYGAPPLGYGAPPAGNEGPPVGYRASPAGSGARPHESTAAQAPENEASLPSASSSQVHS; from the exons TCTCTTGAAGTGGTCTCCGAATGTGGAGCTCTCCTTCCCACAGCGATCAGAAGGCTCAAATGTCTTTAGTGGTACAAAGACAGGAACATTGTTTCTCACTTCATACCGG GTGATTTTCATAACTTCATGCTCCATCAGTGATCCCATGTTGTCTTTTATGATGCCATTTGATCTGATGACGAACCTCACTGTTGAACAACCAGTATTTGCTGCAAACTTCATTAAAGGAACTATTCAGGCAGCTCCATATG GTGGCTGGGAAGGACAAGCTACTTTTAAATTAGTCTTCAGAAATGGAGGTGCCATTGAATTTGCCCAGTTGATGGTGAAAGCTGCCTCTGCTG TTACTGTCTATGGAGCCCCACCTGCAGGATATGGAGCCCCACCTCCCGGATACGGAGCCCCACCTGCAGGATATGGAGCCCAACCCGTAGGAAATGAAGGCCCGCCTGTGGGATACAGAGCCTCACCTGTGCGATATGGCGCCCCACCTCTTGGATACGGAGCCCCACCTGCAGGATATGGAGCCCCACCTCTTGGATATGGAACCCCACCTGCAGAATATGGAGCCCCACCTCTCGGATATGGAGCCCCACCTGCAGGAAATGAAGGCCCGCCTGTGGGATACAGAGCCTCACCTGCTGGATCAGGAGCCAGGCCTCATGAATCTACAGCAGCCCAGGCTCCTGAAAACGAGgcttctcttccctctgcctcctcttctCAGGTCCATTCTTAA
- the WBP2NL gene encoding postacrosomal sheath WW domain-binding protein isoform X1 produces MAVNQSHTENRRGALIPNGESLLKWSPNVELSFPQRSEGSNVFSGTKTGTLFLTSYRVIFITSCSISDPMLSFMMPFDLMTNLTVEQPVFAANFIKGTIQAAPYGGWEGQATFKLVFRNGGAIEFAQLMVKAASAAARGFPLRTLNDWFSSMGIYVITGEGNMCTPQMPCSVTVYGAPPAGYGAPPPGYGAPPAGYGAQPVGNEGPPVGYRASPVRYGAPPLGYGAPPAGYGAPPLGYGTPPAEYGAPPLGYGAPPAGNEGPPVGYRASPAGSGARPHESTAAQAPENEASLPSASSSQVHS; encoded by the exons TCTCTTGAAGTGGTCTCCGAATGTGGAGCTCTCCTTCCCACAGCGATCAGAAGGCTCAAATGTCTTTAGTGGTACAAAGACAGGAACATTGTTTCTCACTTCATACCGG GTGATTTTCATAACTTCATGCTCCATCAGTGATCCCATGTTGTCTTTTATGATGCCATTTGATCTGATGACGAACCTCACTGTTGAACAACCAGTATTTGCTGCAAACTTCATTAAAGGAACTATTCAGGCAGCTCCATATG GTGGCTGGGAAGGACAAGCTACTTTTAAATTAGTCTTCAGAAATGGAGGTGCCATTGAATTTGCCCAGTTGATGGTGAAAGCTGCCTCTGCTG CTGCCCGAGGATTTCCACTTAGAACCTTAAATGACTGGTTCAGCTCTATGGGAATTTATGTAATTACTGGGGAAGGGAATATGTGCACTCCACAGATGCCTTGTTCAG TTACTGTCTATGGAGCCCCACCTGCAGGATATGGAGCCCCACCTCCCGGATACGGAGCCCCACCTGCAGGATATGGAGCCCAACCCGTAGGAAATGAAGGCCCGCCTGTGGGATACAGAGCCTCACCTGTGCGATATGGCGCCCCACCTCTTGGATACGGAGCCCCACCTGCAGGATATGGAGCCCCACCTCTTGGATATGGAACCCCACCTGCAGAATATGGAGCCCCACCTCTCGGATATGGAGCCCCACCTGCAGGAAATGAAGGCCCGCCTGTGGGATACAGAGCCTCACCTGCTGGATCAGGAGCCAGGCCTCATGAATCTACAGCAGCCCAGGCTCCTGAAAACGAGgcttctcttccctctgcctcctcttctCAGGTCCATTCTTAA